A genomic window from Chaetodon trifascialis isolate fChaTrf1 chromosome 22, fChaTrf1.hap1, whole genome shotgun sequence includes:
- the cald1a gene encoding caldesmon 1a isoform X6, with protein sequence MEEMDFERRRELRRQKREEMRLEAERLARNDDDEEEAARERRRRARQERLMSRESEEPSGQPDSLVMTNSHSVTETVSSSYGGGGGDDDDQALQERMAKREERRQRRMKEALERQRQLDATATEGNDSVAMKKNNEEEERPSSWRKGRYRDNEEEEEKTEMYSSRREEKVREEPRVEEEAAPEGGDEAEEGVEEEEEQKVEVVEDKPRRSYLREQESTEEPKIPNKVDERGRAREEQGRQNGGLYEEEAAPKQHRKPERTLSRGSVRSPGVSTGDEQDDAARLEAERKLEELKRRRDDAESEEFERMRQKQQEAEAELEELKRKREERRKVLEEEERQKKQEEAEKKAREEEEKRKMKEEIERRRAEAAEKRQKVEDTTDGVDRPFKCVSPRGSSLKIGERAEFLNKSAQKSTVKASHSPVVSKIDNRLEQYTSAAQRENKESRSPRSGAVDLPMVTDSIRSIKSMWEKGNVFASPGSGGSTFKEAAVMKTGVAGRINDWLNKTPESGKTSGGRPSDLKPVDVTNKRSLWENKGASPTKMAGRGETKSVANGMGH encoded by the exons ATGGAGGAAATGGACTTTGAGCGGCGCCGGGAGCTGAGGAGGCAGAAGCGGGAGGAGATGCGCCTGGAGGCGGAACG GTTGGCGaggaatgatgatgatgaggaggaggcggccCGCGAGAGGAGGCGCAGGGCACGCCAGGAGAGGCTGATGAGCAGGGAGAGTGAGGAGCCCAGCGGACAGCCAGACAGTCTGGTCATGACCAACAGCCACAG TGTGACAGagactgtgagcagctcttaCGGGGGAGGCGGCGGAGACGACGATGACCAAGCCCTGCAGGAGCGCATGGCCAAACGGGAGGAGAGACGGCAGAGACGCATGAAGGAGGCgctggagagacagaggcagctgGACGCCACTGCGACTGAGGGCAACGACAGCGTCgccatgaagaaaaacaacgaagaggaggagaggccatCCTCCTGGCGTAAGGGTCGTTACCGTGacaatgaggaagaagaggagaagacagagatgTACAGctcaaggagagaggagaaggtgcGAGAGGAGCCAAGGGTGGAAGAAGAGGCTGCTCCTGAGGGTGGAGACGAAGCAGAGGAGGGtgtagaagaagaggaggagcagaaagtggaggtggtggaggacaAACCGAGAAGGTCTTACTTGAGAGAACAG GAATCAACTGAAGAGCCTAAAATTCCAAACAAG GTGGACGAGAGAGGAAGGGCCAGGGAGGAGCAGGGAAGGCAGAACGGAGGGCTGTACGAGGAGGAGGCAGCTCCCAAACAGCACAGGAAACCGGAGAGGACCCTCAG TCGCGGCAGTGTACGTTCCCCCGGGGTGTCCACGGGTGACGAACAGGACGACGCTGCCCGCCTGGAAGCAGAGCGcaagctggaggagctgaagcgTCGCCGCGATGATGCGGAGAGCGAGGAGTTCGAGAGGATGAggcagaagcagcaggaggccgAAGccgagctggaggagctgaagaggaagagggaggagaggaggaaggtgctggaggaggaggagaggcagaagaagcaggaggaggcggagaAAAAAGCcagagaggag gaggagaagaggaagatgaaggaggagatcgaaaggaggagagcagaggcagcTGAGAAGAGGCAGAAGGTGGAAGACACTACGGACGGGGTGGACAGACCCTTCAAGTGTGTCAGCCCTCGAGGCTCCTCTCTGAAG ATCGGAGAAAGAGCAGAGTTCCTGAACAAATCAGCGCAGAAAAG cacagtgaaggCGTCTCATTCTCCTGTGGTGTCCAAGATAGACAACAGGCTGGAGCAGTACACCTCGGCTGCTCAG agagagaacaaggagTCTCGATCCCCTCGCTCTGGGGCGGTGGATCTGCCCATGGTCACCGACAGCATACGAAGTATCAAGAGCATGTGGGAGAAAGGCAACGTGTTCGCCTCGCCTGGGAGTGGCGGGAGCACGTTCAAG gaagcagctgtgaTGAAGACAGGCGTGGCGGGCCGCATCAACGACTGGCTGAATAAAACTCCGGAGAGCGGCAAAACGTCAGGAGGAAGGCCATCG GACCTGAAGCCTGTCGATGTCACCAACAAGAGGAGTCTATGGGAAAACAAAGGTGCCTCTCCAACCAAG ATGGCAGGCAGAGGGGAGACCAAATCAGTCGCCAACG GTATGGGACACTAA
- the cald1a gene encoding caldesmon 1a isoform X8 — protein sequence MEEMDFERRRELRRQKREEMRLEAERLARNDDDEEEAARERRRRARQERLMSRESEEPSGQPDSLVMTNSHSVTETVSSSYGGGGGDDDDQALQERMAKREERRQRRMKEALERQRQLDATATEGNDSVAMKKNNEEEERPSSWRKGRYRDNEEEEEKTEMYSSRREEKVREEPRVEEEAAPEGGDEAEEGVEEEEEQKVEVVEDKPRRSYLREQVDERGRAREEQGRQNGGLYEEEAAPKQHRKPERTLSRGSVRSPGVSTGDEQDDAARLEAERKLEELKRRRDDAESEEFERMRQKQQEAEAELEELKRKREERRKVLEEEERQKKQEEAEKKAREEEEKRKMKEEIERRRAEAAEKRQKVEDTTDGVDRPFKCVSPRGSSLKIGERAEFLNKSAQKSTVKASHSPVVSKIDNRLEQYTSAAQRENKESRSPRSGAVDLPMVTDSIRSIKSMWEKGNVFASPGSGGSTFKEAAVMKTGVAGRINDWLNKTPESGKTSGGRPSDLKPVDVTNKRSLWENKGASPTKMAGRGETKSVANGMGH from the exons ATGGAGGAAATGGACTTTGAGCGGCGCCGGGAGCTGAGGAGGCAGAAGCGGGAGGAGATGCGCCTGGAGGCGGAACG GTTGGCGaggaatgatgatgatgaggaggaggcggccCGCGAGAGGAGGCGCAGGGCACGCCAGGAGAGGCTGATGAGCAGGGAGAGTGAGGAGCCCAGCGGACAGCCAGACAGTCTGGTCATGACCAACAGCCACAG TGTGACAGagactgtgagcagctcttaCGGGGGAGGCGGCGGAGACGACGATGACCAAGCCCTGCAGGAGCGCATGGCCAAACGGGAGGAGAGACGGCAGAGACGCATGAAGGAGGCgctggagagacagaggcagctgGACGCCACTGCGACTGAGGGCAACGACAGCGTCgccatgaagaaaaacaacgaagaggaggagaggccatCCTCCTGGCGTAAGGGTCGTTACCGTGacaatgaggaagaagaggagaagacagagatgTACAGctcaaggagagaggagaaggtgcGAGAGGAGCCAAGGGTGGAAGAAGAGGCTGCTCCTGAGGGTGGAGACGAAGCAGAGGAGGGtgtagaagaagaggaggagcagaaagtggaggtggtggaggacaAACCGAGAAGGTCTTACTTGAGAGAACAG GTGGACGAGAGAGGAAGGGCCAGGGAGGAGCAGGGAAGGCAGAACGGAGGGCTGTACGAGGAGGAGGCAGCTCCCAAACAGCACAGGAAACCGGAGAGGACCCTCAG TCGCGGCAGTGTACGTTCCCCCGGGGTGTCCACGGGTGACGAACAGGACGACGCTGCCCGCCTGGAAGCAGAGCGcaagctggaggagctgaagcgTCGCCGCGATGATGCGGAGAGCGAGGAGTTCGAGAGGATGAggcagaagcagcaggaggccgAAGccgagctggaggagctgaagaggaagagggaggagaggaggaaggtgctggaggaggaggagaggcagaagaagcaggaggaggcggagaAAAAAGCcagagaggag gaggagaagaggaagatgaaggaggagatcgaaaggaggagagcagaggcagcTGAGAAGAGGCAGAAGGTGGAAGACACTACGGACGGGGTGGACAGACCCTTCAAGTGTGTCAGCCCTCGAGGCTCCTCTCTGAAG ATCGGAGAAAGAGCAGAGTTCCTGAACAAATCAGCGCAGAAAAG cacagtgaaggCGTCTCATTCTCCTGTGGTGTCCAAGATAGACAACAGGCTGGAGCAGTACACCTCGGCTGCTCAG agagagaacaaggagTCTCGATCCCCTCGCTCTGGGGCGGTGGATCTGCCCATGGTCACCGACAGCATACGAAGTATCAAGAGCATGTGGGAGAAAGGCAACGTGTTCGCCTCGCCTGGGAGTGGCGGGAGCACGTTCAAG gaagcagctgtgaTGAAGACAGGCGTGGCGGGCCGCATCAACGACTGGCTGAATAAAACTCCGGAGAGCGGCAAAACGTCAGGAGGAAGGCCATCG GACCTGAAGCCTGTCGATGTCACCAACAAGAGGAGTCTATGGGAAAACAAAGGTGCCTCTCCAACCAAG ATGGCAGGCAGAGGGGAGACCAAATCAGTCGCCAACG GTATGGGACACTAA